Genomic window (Arcobacter aquimarinus):
TTTTTATCAAAAGGATTATAAACACTTAAAGCTTCACCAATTGAACAAACATAATAAGTAGAAATAAAACTTGCTATTTGAAGCATTTTTTCATCATAAAATTGATTTGTAATTTCACTTATATTTGTACAATCAAAAGTTGGTTTTTCAACCTCTTTTATAATAACAGCTTCATCTAAGACTTTTCTATTTCTTAATTTTATAAAAACTTTTGAACCAATATCTATTTTCTCTTCATTTTGAAAAGTAAGATTATTTAAAGGGGATTTTAATAAAGCAACTTCATAATAAAACACTATTCAATCTCTTTACATAATTTTTCTTCACTTTTACACAAAAAAACACCCTCTTCTAAAGTAAACAAAAAAGGATTAGTAGATGTATAAAAATAGTAACTATTCGATGAAGTTTTAGCCCAACTTCCTATTTTTTTTTCATTTAAATCTGTAGAAATAATGTCAAAATCAATAACTTTAGTAAAAAGTTTTTCATTTTTTTTATTTATTGAAGCATCATCTAAACTATTTATTTTTTGATTATCTAATAATAGAACTTTTTGATTTTTTGATTTTGCAACTCCAAAACGGATTAAAGAAAGTTCTGATTTTAAAGTTGTTATATGAGTTTTGTCATTTATTTGACTAAATTTAGGAATAGCAAAAACCGTTATTATAGAGATTAAAACTATCACTATTATGATTTCTAATAAAGAAAAGCCTTTTATTTTAAAACCTTGCTAATTTATTTGTAATATCTTCCACATCTTTTTTGAAAACATGATATTCATGAGATAGTCTTAAATATGCAACTAACAAATCTTTTGTATCATTATTTTTACTTACATCTAAATATTTTGTTAATTCTTTAAATATATTATCATCAACATTTACGGTATAAGCCATATTATTTATATGGAATGTTACTTCTTTATTCACTTCTTTGTGCCTTTATCAATGTCAATGTACTATCTATTCTTAAAAACATATCTTGATTATTTCTAACTAATTCATCATTGTCATTTTTCAATTTTTCAATCTCCTGCATCAAAGCAAGATTTTCTAATCTTAATTTTTCATAATCATGAATTAATTTATCAACTTTACTGTTTAATGTTTCTATTATTTCCATGAAGAGATTTTATCTAAAATTTCCTACTATTAGAGTTTAAAATTTAGTTAATGAAGTTTTTTTTTTCATTTATAAAAATTTTTGCCACTTCATAAAGCATAGCTACTGATTTCCCCCATTGAGAATAATCATTTACGTCGTTTATTTCTATTCCAAAACTATCTGAAATTTTTTCAATTAATATCTGCTCATTTATGTTAAAACTATGGTCAATATGAATTAAAATCATCAATTCTAAAATTACAATTCTTTTACTTGCTTCTGATTTAAAATCTTTTAAAATATCTTCTAAACTAAACTTATCCATATCAAATGAATCTAAATTTTCAATTCCCATTTCTGTGCAATATTCAGATATTATTTCTTCTTCTCTTTCACCATATTTATTATCTATTCTTGCTAAATAATGTGCTAATTGTAAAAAAGAAAACTTCTCTTTTGATTGTAATTTCATTAATAACATTTTAATCTTCCTGATTTTATATTTCGAATTATAATTAATTTAAGTTAATAAGAGATAAATGAATTTCAATCCATCTCTAAACTCATCAGATACATATCTTCTCCATCAGTTACTTTTATATTTACACTTTGACATTTTGGGCAAGAAAATTCATGTTTTTCTAAAGTGGATTTTGTATTACAATCAAGGCATAAAATCTCAATTTTTTGGACATTTATCAAAAACTGTGCATCATGGCAAACAGTTTGTTCTTTAAAAGTATCAAAAGCAGTTTGAAGTAAATCAGGCTCAACTCCACTTAAAACTCCAATTTTTACAACTACTTTTGTAACTTTTTTTGCTTCATTTACCCTTGCATGTTCTTCACAACTCTCTAATAAAGATTGAACAATACTATATTCGTGCATCAGCAAATCCTTGGAAGTAATTCACCAGTTGGTGTATCTAAAAATCTTTTTGTTCCCCAAGAACTGTTTAATATAACTCTTTGCGGATATTGCTGTGTAACTTTTCCAATAATACAAGCATTTTTTGCCTCTACAAACTTATGTAAAACTTCTATTGCTTTGGCAGCATCTTCTTTTGAAATTGCTAGTACAAATGTTCCCTCATTTGCTAGATTTGTTGCTTCAAATCCTAGCATTTCACAAATTCCTTTTACCTCATCACTAACTGGAATATTTTCTTCTTCTACTTCTATACAAATATTTGATTGTTTTGCCCACTCATTTAAAACTGCACTCACTCCTCCTCTTGTAGCATCTCTTAAAGCAGTTATTTTAACACCACTATCAATAAGTGCTTTTACTTGAGGATATAAAGAGTTACAATCACTTTTTAAATTTGAGTGCATATCCATACCCTCACGTGCAGTAAATATAGTAGCTCCATGAGCTCCAATGTCACGGCTAACAAGTATCAAGTCATCTTCACTAATATTGTTTGAGCTTATTCCACTATAAAGTATCTCTCCAATACCAGTTGTATTTATAAAGATTTTATCAACTGCACCACGTGGTACTACTTTTGTATCACCACTTACTATTATCGCTTCATTTTTTGCTAACTCTTCTTTCATAGAGTTTACGATGATTTCAAGTTGCTCTACTTCAAACCCCTCTTCTATGATAACTGAACAAGTAAGATATTTTGGCTTTGCTCCCATCATGGCTAAGTCATTGCAAGTTCCACAAATGGCAAGTTTTCCTATATTTGCTCCATTAAAAAAAAGTGGACTAACGGTAAAACTATCTGTACTAAAAGCAAGTTTTCCATTTTCTATAACAGCTGCATCTTCACTTTTTTCTAATATCTCATTTTTAAAAGCATTATAAAATACTTTTGTTATAAGCTCATTGTTCTCTGCTCCACCATTTCCTTGGGCCAATGTTATTGTTTTTGTCATTTATCTATTTTCCCTACTCTTACTATATTTTTTACTTCCACCTTGAGATGTTTCAACTGGATATTTTTTTTCATTTTTTGTCATTTTATTCATAATCGCATCTTCAAGATTTATATCTAGCTTCATACAAATTCTAAGAAGATAAATAGCAATATCTGCAACCTCTTCTTTTGTATGTTCTTTTACATCATCAGGTAAATTCATCGATTCTTCAAAATTTAGCCATTGGAAAATCTCATTTAGTTCACCTACTTCTCCATTTAATGCCATAACTAGATTTTTTGGATTATGAAAACTTTCCCAATTTCTATCATCACTAAACTTTTGAATTCTTTGTTTTATTTTTTCTATATTCATATTTACTCTTTTATATCTAAAATTTCTATTGTTTTCTTGAAGTTTATCTCATCACCGTAAAAATATTCTTCAAGTAATGGTTTGATTTTATACTCTTTTACAAAGGTTAAATCATCTTCATTTTCAACATTCATAAAATAACTATGTCCTAGTTGATAATCTTCATTAATAGTTTTTTCAATATGATCATTTAATTTTGTAAATACCTCTTTTGAAATTTGTGGAACTAAATTTATGTTTGGTTTCATTTTCAAAAATGTAAATCTTCTTCTTAAAGCTATATCAATAGTTGCTATAGATTTATCTGTACTATTCATAGTAGCTATGATATATAAGTTTGAAGGAATTTTAAATTTCTCTTTAGAGTATGGAAGTGTAACTTCATAGTTATCTCTTTTATCTTCTTCTATAAGAGTTATTAGTTCTCCAAAGATTTTAGAGATATTTCCTCTGTTTATTTCATCTATTACTATATAAAAGTTTTTTAATGGATTTTTATTTGCTTCATTACAAAGTGTTTTAAATATTCCATCTTCTCTATCTATAATCCCATTTTTTTGTGGTCTAAATCCTTCAATAAAATCTTCATAAGAATAGCTTTGATGGAAAGTTACAAACTCAATTCTTTTTTCATTTTTTACTAAATTATATAAAGTGTCAACACTGCCTTCTAATATTTCATCATCTCTATTGTTTATAATAAAATCAAAAATCTCATTTTCTACAAAATCTTGACCTTCAATCAAAGCTACCAATTTTTTATAATTATAAGTTTTACCAACACCAGGAGCTCCATAAAGCATTATATTTTTTGTTTTTACACTTATAATATTCATATTAATATTTAAATCTTCTTCTTTTTCTACATTCCAAATATTTTTAAATTCATCCAAATATAATATTTTTGATAATAAAAGACCTATGTTATCATCATTATTTAAATTTATATCATTAAGGACATCTTTAAAATAATTTTTTATTTCTTCAAAGTATTTACTTGGATTATATTCATTTTTTAATAATCGCTTCGAGGTATCCTCTCGATGTTTTTCTGATAATTGTGTTAAATTTATCTTTGGATTTTGAATATATAAAATAGCATTTTTTACACTATCTGATGACAGTCTATTAATATCCTTTGTCAACTTATACACTATAAGATTTTTAGTCCAAATATTTTGTCTAACATTAGCTCTCGCAATAACTCTTTTATCATCATAAGGATTCCAAATATTTTTGTTATAACCATTTGTATCAAAAATCGAAATCATTTTTCCAATTAATTCTAATAAATCTTTATATTTATAATTTTCTTCTATTAATTCCTTGAATGAGAAAGGTTGCTTAGTACCTATAATATTTAGTAGCTTATTTAATTCATCATTTGATATATCAAATTGCATATAACTTTGAAAATAATCTTGAAGCTTTTTATAAAAAAATTCTTTACTTTCAATAATTTTTTTTATCATTTCATCATTTAATAACATATTTACATTCATTAATCACCTCTCCTATTTTAATTCTGATTTCATCAATATACTCTTTATATTTATTCCCATAAAAATCCAAATCAATAGTGCTAATTTTTAGATTAACAATACTCTCTTTCCCTAAAACTAAATCATATTTTATACTATCTAAATGTTTTGGATATAAAAGCATTACATTTTCAACTTTATAATTTATACCATAACTAAAAGCTTGAAGTTTATCACTTTGTTTTATATCTTCTAAACTATTTAGTTTTTTATATTTTGTATCTATTATCTGATTTTTTAGTATTATATCTGGCTTTAAAGTTAAATCTCCAAAATAGTGTTTATTTTGTATTTTTGCATTATTATCTAATTCTTTTACCATTCTAGCTATAAACTTCTCAAATAATATATTCATATCAAATAAAAATGCAAATGATTTTTTATCTTTATTAAACAATGGGATAGATTGTCTCAAAAGTAAAAGAGCTATTTCAAAACTTGTTTTAAAACGTACCTTTAATCTATTAAAATTAATAGTTTCAACTCTATTTATATCTACTGACTTATATTCAACTTCATCAAAGATTAATTCACACTGTTTTAGAAGTTTCTTATCATTTACAAACTTTTGCAGATATTTTATAGCATATAAGAAAAATTGATTTAAACTATTATTTTCACTAAACTCATCATATTCACAATAGATTTTGTTTTTTGTGAAATTATATTTTAAATTCTCATTTATTAGATATTTTCCTTTTAAAACTGGAAGATTATCTTGTTTAGTTAAATACTCTTTATATAAACCTTTTTTTAGTTCATTTAAAAGATTTATTGCAAACATTTGTACAAATACTTCTAAAATAGTATGCTTTTGATTTGCACAAGAGGCTATTTGTTCATTTGATAGTTTTACATCATAAGCATACATCAACATATAAATAAAAATATTTAGATTTTGTTCATCATTGTGATTTGCAATTTTAGGCAAGATATAAAAATCTTGATTATCAAAATTTAAAATCCCACAATATTGTCTAGCTTTTAGAGTTTTCCAATCAAGTTTAAAATATTTATGTAATTCTGTTGTATTAATAATATGATTTTTTAATTCTTCATTTGTTATAGATTCATATTCATATATCGTATTTTGCATTTACTATTTTACAACAAATTACCATATTTATAATAAGCACTACAAGCACCTTCACTGCTTACCATACAAGAACCTATTGGATTAGTTGGAGTACATACATTTCCAAAAATTTTACAGTCGGTTGGTTTTGCAATTCCCATTAAAATCTCAGGACATTTACAAGCTTTATTCTCTTTTACTTCATGTGTTGGCAATATATCTTTATAAACTATTTTTGCATTGTATTTACTATATTCATCTTTTAGTTCATAACCACTCTCTTCTACCTCACCTACTCCTCTAAATTTGAAAGGAACTTTTTTGAAGTATTTATTTATAAGCTCTTGAGCTTTTAGATTTCCCTCATATGATACAAGTCTTTTATACTCGATTTCCAAATCAGCTCTTTTTTCTTTGAACTGTTTTACTATCATAGAGATACTTTGCATTACATCCACTGGTTCAAATCCACTTACAACAACTGGTTTGTTATAATCTCTTGGGAACTCTTCATATATTTTACTTCCACTTATAACACTAACATGTGAGGGTCCTAAAAAAGCATTTATCTTACAATCACTGTTTTGTACTAATACACGCATTACTTCTGGAACTGTTATGTGATTTATATGAAACAGAATATTTTTAATATCTTGTTTTATAACTTGTTCCATTAAAGCACAAGTCATTGGAGTTGTTGTTTCAAAACCAATTGCAAAAAACACTACTGTTTTATCTTTGTTCTCATATGCAATTTTCAGACAATCCATAGGAGAATAAACAAATCTTACATCAGCACCTTCACTTCTTGCTTTTTGTAAACTTCCTTTACTTCCCGGTACTTTTATCATATCTCCAAGTGTTACAAGTATTACATCTTTTTGTAAACTTAACTCATAAGCACTATCTATTCTATCTTTTGGCATAACACAAACAGGACATCCAGGACCATGAATAAAGTTTATTTTTTTATTTAAAAGTTGTGGTATTCCATACTTCATAATAGTATGAGTATGTCCTCCACAAACTTCCATGATATTTATAATTCCATCATAATCTTTTAAATCTTCATCTATTAGTTTTTTATATGCCTTTATAACTTTAGCATCTCTAAAACCATCATATAAATCTTTTAGTTGTAACTCTTTTTCCATAACTTACCTATTCGGACAGTTTTCAGCTTCTTCAATA
Coding sequences:
- a CDS encoding prepilin-type N-terminal cleavage/methylation domain-containing protein, with protein sequence MKGFSLLEIIIVIVLISIITVFAIPKFSQINDKTHITTLKSELSLIRFGVAKSKNQKVLLLDNQKINSLDDASINKKNEKLFTKVIDFDIISTDLNEKKIGSWAKTSSNSYYFYTSTNPFLFTLEEGVFLCKSEEKLCKEIE
- a CDS encoding cell division protein ZapB, translated to MEIIETLNSKVDKLIHDYEKLRLENLALMQEIEKLKNDNDELVRNNQDMFLRIDSTLTLIKAQRSE
- a CDS encoding TerB family tellurite resistance protein, with amino-acid sequence MLLMKLQSKEKFSFLQLAHYLARIDNKYGEREEEIISEYCTEMGIENLDSFDMDKFSLEDILKDFKSEASKRIVILELMILIHIDHSFNINEQILIEKISDSFGIEINDVNDYSQWGKSVAMLYEVAKIFINEKKNFIN
- the hypA gene encoding hydrogenase/urease nickel incorporation protein HypA — protein: MHEYSIVQSLLESCEEHARVNEAKKVTKVVVKIGVLSGVEPDLLQTAFDTFKEQTVCHDAQFLINVQKIEILCLDCNTKSTLEKHEFSCPKCQSVNIKVTDGEDMYLMSLEMD
- the hypE gene encoding hydrogenase expression/formation protein HypE; the protein is MTKTITLAQGNGGAENNELITKVFYNAFKNEILEKSEDAAVIENGKLAFSTDSFTVSPLFFNGANIGKLAICGTCNDLAMMGAKPKYLTCSVIIEEGFEVEQLEIIVNSMKEELAKNEAIIVSGDTKVVPRGAVDKIFINTTGIGEILYSGISSNNISEDDLILVSRDIGAHGATIFTAREGMDMHSNLKSDCNSLYPQVKALIDSGVKITALRDATRGGVSAVLNEWAKQSNICIEVEEENIPVSDEVKGICEMLGFEATNLANEGTFVLAISKEDAAKAIEVLHKFVEAKNACIIGKVTQQYPQRVILNSSWGTKRFLDTPTGELLPRIC
- a CDS encoding nucleotide pyrophosphohydrolase; the protein is MNIEKIKQRIQKFSDDRNWESFHNPKNLVMALNGEVGELNEIFQWLNFEESMNLPDDVKEHTKEEVADIAIYLLRICMKLDINLEDAIMNKMTKNEKKYPVETSQGGSKKYSKSRENR
- a CDS encoding McrB family protein — translated: MNVNMLLNDEMIKKIIESKEFFYKKLQDYFQSYMQFDISNDELNKLLNIIGTKQPFSFKELIEENYKYKDLLELIGKMISIFDTNGYNKNIWNPYDDKRVIARANVRQNIWTKNLIVYKLTKDINRLSSDSVKNAILYIQNPKINLTQLSEKHREDTSKRLLKNEYNPSKYFEEIKNYFKDVLNDINLNNDDNIGLLLSKILYLDEFKNIWNVEKEEDLNINMNIISVKTKNIMLYGAPGVGKTYNYKKLVALIEGQDFVENEIFDFIINNRDDEILEGSVDTLYNLVKNEKRIEFVTFHQSYSYEDFIEGFRPQKNGIIDREDGIFKTLCNEANKNPLKNFYIVIDEINRGNISKIFGELITLIEEDKRDNYEVTLPYSKEKFKIPSNLYIIATMNSTDKSIATIDIALRRRFTFLKMKPNINLVPQISKEVFTKLNDHIEKTINEDYQLGHSYFMNVENEDDLTFVKEYKIKPLLEEYFYGDEINFKKTIEILDIKE
- a CDS encoding McrC family protein; protein product: MQNTIYEYESITNEELKNHIINTTELHKYFKLDWKTLKARQYCGILNFDNQDFYILPKIANHNDEQNLNIFIYMLMYAYDVKLSNEQIASCANQKHTILEVFVQMFAINLLNELKKGLYKEYLTKQDNLPVLKGKYLINENLKYNFTKNKIYCEYDEFSENNSLNQFFLYAIKYLQKFVNDKKLLKQCELIFDEVEYKSVDINRVETINFNRLKVRFKTSFEIALLLLRQSIPLFNKDKKSFAFLFDMNILFEKFIARMVKELDNNAKIQNKHYFGDLTLKPDIILKNQIIDTKYKKLNSLEDIKQSDKLQAFSYGINYKVENVMLLYPKHLDSIKYDLVLGKESIVNLKISTIDLDFYGNKYKEYIDEIRIKIGEVINECKYVIK
- the hypD gene encoding hydrogenase formation protein HypD, with the translated sequence MEKELQLKDLYDGFRDAKVIKAYKKLIDEDLKDYDGIINIMEVCGGHTHTIMKYGIPQLLNKKINFIHGPGCPVCVMPKDRIDSAYELSLQKDVILVTLGDMIKVPGSKGSLQKARSEGADVRFVYSPMDCLKIAYENKDKTVVFFAIGFETTTPMTCALMEQVIKQDIKNILFHINHITVPEVMRVLVQNSDCKINAFLGPSHVSVISGSKIYEEFPRDYNKPVVVSGFEPVDVMQSISMIVKQFKEKRADLEIEYKRLVSYEGNLKAQELINKYFKKVPFKFRGVGEVEESGYELKDEYSKYNAKIVYKDILPTHEVKENKACKCPEILMGIAKPTDCKIFGNVCTPTNPIGSCMVSSEGACSAYYKYGNLL